A stretch of the Lolium perenne isolate Kyuss_39 chromosome 3, Kyuss_2.0, whole genome shotgun sequence genome encodes the following:
- the LOC127340988 gene encoding putative E3 ubiquitin-protein ligase SINA-like 6 has product MGAGLKIERESGPHAKKRREGEICGGDRDEDKQMVSVGSNCGIIALEALDCTVCNHPLRPPILQCATGHVICMSCHRKLRNKDRCYVCSITGGYQRCIVLEKILESVQIPCSNTMYGCTVKTHYLEGADHDKSCPCAPCFCPDPSCHFTGSTAELLDHLTHTDNWPATEFECGQRFDLQIQEGMHVLYTREDGTLLLVKFTPVPPFGNAVSIMCVDPHAVAGDRKFRCLVGSNCSTDSWRSDFRTISTNLSNDLPTEDGSYSLVVPTLSCYSGINVTISKVTVL; this is encoded by the exons ATGGGGGCTGGATTGAAGATCGAGAGGGAGAGCGGGCCGCACGCCAAGAAGAGGAGAGAAGGGGAGATCTGCGGCGGCGACCGCGACGAGGACAAGCAGATGGTTTCCGTTGGCAGCAACTGCGGCATCATCGCTTTGGAGGCGCTGGACTGCACCGTCTGCAACCACCCCCTCCGGCCACCAATCTTGCAG TGCGCCACTGGGCATGTGATTTGTATGTCCTGCCATCGCAAGCTCCGGAACAAGGACAGGTGCTACGTGTGCTCCATTACTGGCGGCTATCAACGCTGCATCGTGCTCGAGAAAATCCTGGAGTCTGTCCAGATCCCTTGCTCCAATACCATGTACGGTTGCACCGTCAAGACACATTACCTCGAGGGAGCAGATCATGACAAGTCGTGCCCATGTGCACCGTGCTTCTGCCCTGATCCTAGTTGTCACTTTACTGGCTCAACCGCAGAGCTCCTTGACCATCTCACCCATACGGACAACTGGCCGGCAACTGAGTTCGAGTGCGGACAGCGTTTTGACCTGCAGATCCAGGAAGGAATGCACGTTCTCTACACAAGGGAGGATGGCACCCTGTTGCTGGTAAAATTCACGCCGGTGCCGCCTTTCGGCAATGCCGTCTCCATCATGTGTGTTGATCCTCATGCCGTGGCGGGGGACCGCAAGTTCAGGTGCCTGGTTGGTTCCAACTGCAGCACCGATAGTTGGCGTTCAGATTTCCGTACCATAAGCACCAATCTGTCCAACGACTTGCCGACGGAGGATGGCAGCTACTCATTGGTTGTGCCGACTCTTTCTTGTTACAGCGGCATCAATGTCACTATCTCAAAGGTTACGGTGCTGTAG
- the LOC127339170 gene encoding BTB/POZ and MATH domain-containing protein 3-like: MTRRCPWKKRRPAATPPPPQEETTRRRPSTSSFVECEHVFDIVGYSARKALALDAHSSILSGAFLVGGHTWALDCGFDDHGHLASVSVQLLTAYITDDVVAKAGLRIEHPLGRCPAAVWLSDGAYTFPARYGRTWTLPLPDEFHGGREARFVQDDRLTIVCTLEVLQEEEHSTIAEDFHKLLPLVLGEESESENKRHGCMLPDVTFLVEQTEIQAHRLVLAMRSPVFAAELLGDMRESTISHVRVDDISASTFRAMLRFIYTDELPIKAKKNNMALKSRRACKAKYEARRRVAMASDLLVAADLYDLGKLRAMCEDILSECMDVASVMQTLLVVHGRYNCRQLEASCIEYLASDADVYAAVKATQEYQMLEENYCSFIAELVDKVATHKLAANGSSFRANCSSWCPKMMSMSTYNTSEVIRETYEFRIPNFSSVRESHAVGQEFESSTFIVGGYKWVLYLYPSGASESLIEKMKKGQHIPMYADMLSDPGIAGVRASACFRIDDPSGKSPSTIAWLQSIFKESSCGFPKFTTVKDVKSRYLAHDGSLTIRCDIVVTNKACIGASGIGDTTLAMSPNIRWNLEQFLASGKGSDVTFLVEERKIQAHRLVIATRSPVLYEVVGSNEEEHVVIVDDIKFAAFKAVIHFIYTDKLPPIEDLDPATMVSSDDVIIAGEILSAACRFRLEKMKAMCENILGESASSKNVSRILKLARHHQCSKLEDHCTEFYL; this comes from the coding sequence ATGACTCGCCGTTGCCCGTGGAAGAAGCGACGGccggccgccacgccgccgccgccgcaagaAGAGACGACGCGGCGCAGGCCGTCGACGTCGTCGTTCGTCGAATGCGAGCACGTGTTCGACATCGTTGGCTACAGCGCGCGCAAGGCTCTGGCCCTCGATGCCCACTCATCCATCCTTTCCGGCGCCTTCCTCGTCGGCGGCCACACCTGGGCCCTCGACTGCGGCTTTGACGACCATGGACACCTCGCCTCAGTATCTGTGCAGCTGCTCACCGCCTACATCACCGATGACGTCGTGGCCAAGGCTGGCCTGAGGATCGAACACCCGCTTGGCCGGTGCCCCGCGGCCGTGTGGCTAAGCGACGGCGCTTACACCTTCCCCGCCCGGTACGGCAGGACCTGGACGCTGCCGCTCCCTGACGAGTTCCATGGTGGTCGGGAGGCACGCTTCGTGCAAGATGACCGCCTCACCATCGTGTGCACCCTCGAGGTCCTCCAGGAGGAAGAGCACTCTACCATCGCTGAGGATTTCCACAAGCTTCTTCCTCTTGTCCTTGGCGAGGAGTCGGAATCGGAGAACAAGAGGCACGGCTGCATGTTACCGGATGTGACGTTCCTCGTGGAGCAGACCGAGATCCAAGCACACAGGCTCGTTCTAGCTATGCGGTCACCTGTCTTCGCTGCCGAGCTCCTCGGCGACATGAGAGAAAGTACCATATCTCATGTTAGAGTCGACGACATTAGCGCATCAACTTTCAGGGCCATGCTCCGCTTCATCTACACCGACGAGCTTCCCATTAAAGCAAAGAAGAACAATATGGCATTGAAAAGCCGACGTGCTTGCAAAGCCAAGTATGAGGCCAGGCGCCGCGTGGCCATGGCGTCTGACCTGCTTGTTGCAGCGGATCTCTACGACCTGGGGAAGCTGAGGGCCATGTGCGAAGACATACTGTCTGAATGCATGGATGTCGCTTCTGTTATGCAGACTTTGTTGGTGGTGCATGGCCGGTACAACTGTCGGCAACTGGAGGCCTCTTGCATTGAGTACTTGGCGTCTGATGCAGACGTGTACGCCGCCGTAAAAGCTACACAGGAGTACCAGATGCTTGAGGAAAACTACTGCTCGTTCATAGCTGAGCTCGTGGACAAAGTAGCCACCCATAAGTTAGCAGCTAACGGCTCCTCCTTCCGCGCCAACTGCAGCAGCTGGTGCCCAAAGATGATGAGCATGTCAACGTATAACACATCGGAGGTCATCCGTGAAACATACGAGTTCAGAATCCCCAATTTCAGTAGCGTGAGGGAGAGCCATGCTGTAGGCCAAGAATTCGAATCCAGCACTTTCATAGTAGGCGGTTACAAatgggtgttatatctttacccaTCCGGCGCTTCAGAATCACTTATAGAGAAGATGAAGAAAGGGCAACATATTCCCATGTACGCTGATATGTTGAGCGATCCTGGAATTGCTGGCGTAAGGGCGTCTGCATGTTTCAGGATCGATGATCCTAGTGGCAAATCCCCGTCGACCATAGCATGGCTACAAAGTATCTTTAAAGAGTCGTCCTGTGGCTTTCCGAAATTCACCACCGTGAAAGATGTAAAGTCACGGTATCTGGCACATGATGGATCTCTAACTATACGATGTGACATTGTAGTTACCAACAAGGCATGCATTGGTGCTAGTGGCATTGGAGACACAACTCTTGCGATGTCGCCCAATATCAGGTGGAACCTCGAACAATTCCTAGCGAGCGGGAAGGGCTCAGATGTGACTTTTCTTGTCGAAGAGAGGAAGATTCAAGCGCACAGGCTCGTGATTGCCACACGGTCACCAGTCCTATACGAGGTGGTGGGGTCTAACGAGGAGGAACATGTCGTAATAGTCGATGACATAAAGTTTGCGGCCTTCAAAGCCGTGATCCACTTCATCTACACGGACAAGTTACCTCCAATCGAAGACCTAGaccctgcaactatggtttccagTGATGATGTGATTATCGCCGGAGAAATATTGTCTGCAGCATGTCGGTTCCGTCTGGAGAAGATGAAGGCCATGTGTGAGAACATTCTAGGTGAGTCCGCCTCGAGCAAGAACGTGTCCAGAATACTCAAGTTGGCTCGCCATCACCAATGTTCGAAGCTCGAGGATCATTGCACCGAGTTTTATCTCTGA